A single Pseudoalteromonas rubra DNA region contains:
- a CDS encoding sensor domain-containing diguanylate cyclase translates to MSLVKRLTQLNLSVMASSMLLVFSLTSILLWFVVRDRQAETAEINLAQLAHNVVPMLVFNDAETASKELELVGINKDVLFVSLRNAKGEVFSEYAKPSFVPSSSLYQQVGTESQREYEGVRMRLYYPVSIKGKLEGDLIMVLDLTGMMYWYLQLVLMLALLIAALFTGSVYLLARVQRQALMPLITLSELAQRVSSEHNFQLRANVIRDDEIGILTRSFNELLKRVDISQAELKQQLEQEQAQGQQLKQMVRTDPLTNLPNRVALNQLLKEITCEGCNPRPLSCLMFIDLDNFKFVNDNYGHDAGDETLIEVGNRISAMIRSDDLLCRLGGDEFALLLPSIESTENAEKLAARIVTIINRPIMVKDTVMPIGISIGLAYTPLDADAPMDLLNCADDAMYAAKRAGKNNFKVFSKQAPV, encoded by the coding sequence ATGTCTCTTGTGAAGAGATTAACTCAGCTTAACTTGTCGGTGATGGCAAGCAGTATGCTATTGGTCTTTTCGCTAACCTCGATATTACTGTGGTTTGTGGTTCGCGACCGTCAGGCTGAAACCGCAGAAATTAACCTTGCTCAGCTGGCGCATAACGTGGTGCCTATGCTGGTTTTTAATGACGCAGAAACTGCCAGCAAAGAGCTTGAGTTAGTCGGGATCAATAAAGATGTGCTGTTTGTGTCTTTGCGCAATGCCAAAGGTGAAGTGTTCAGTGAGTATGCCAAGCCCAGTTTTGTGCCGTCTTCTTCTTTATATCAACAAGTTGGTACTGAATCCCAGCGCGAATACGAAGGCGTGCGAATGCGCTTATATTACCCGGTGTCAATCAAGGGCAAACTTGAAGGTGACCTGATCATGGTGCTCGACTTAACCGGCATGATGTATTGGTATTTGCAGTTGGTGCTTATGCTGGCGTTACTGATCGCCGCTTTGTTCACTGGGTCTGTGTATTTGTTGGCACGTGTGCAGCGTCAGGCTCTGATGCCCCTGATCACTTTGTCGGAGTTGGCTCAGCGAGTGTCCAGTGAGCACAATTTTCAGTTGCGCGCCAATGTGATCCGGGATGATGAAATAGGTATTCTAACGCGTAGCTTCAATGAGTTACTCAAGCGTGTGGACATTTCTCAGGCGGAGCTGAAGCAACAATTGGAGCAGGAGCAGGCCCAGGGTCAGCAACTCAAACAAATGGTACGCACCGATCCGCTCACCAATTTACCAAACCGGGTTGCCCTGAATCAGTTACTCAAAGAAATAACATGCGAGGGATGTAATCCCAGGCCGCTTAGTTGTCTGATGTTCATTGACCTGGATAACTTTAAGTTCGTCAACGACAACTATGGTCATGATGCGGGTGATGAAACCTTGATTGAGGTTGGAAATCGGATCAGCGCCATGATCCGCAGCGATGATCTGCTCTGTCGACTGGGCGGTGACGAATTTGCGTTATTGCTGCCCAGCATTGAATCAACGGAGAATGCCGAGAAGCTGGCCGCACGGATAGTGACTATTATTAATCGGCCTATCATGGTTAAAGACACTGTGATGCCAATCGGTATTAGTATTGGTCTTGCTTATACGCCGCTGGATGCTGACGCGCCTATGGATCTGCTCAATTGCGCCGACGATGCTATGTATGCAGCCAAGCGCGCAGGAAAAAATAACTTTAAGGTATTTAGCAAACAGGCACCCGTATGA
- a CDS encoding TlpA family protein disulfide reductase, which translates to MSFKWVVMLLATCLVSKSQATDFYTQTMQRLDDAAYGEQQTLAPFTGAPVLMSFFMPNCRWCEKQHVALSNLIESCADVQPVMMGVNGNRRDLRRALKRKHNEFPAFLSSRELIQALGANPPVPMTLIFNHQGELVFYTQGYRSQQTLSALLKEYQVTKCL; encoded by the coding sequence ATGAGTTTTAAATGGGTGGTCATGTTGCTGGCTACCTGCCTGGTATCTAAGAGTCAGGCGACTGACTTTTATACGCAGACTATGCAGCGTCTTGATGACGCTGCCTATGGCGAGCAGCAAACGCTGGCCCCGTTTACTGGTGCGCCAGTGCTGATGTCCTTTTTTATGCCAAACTGTCGCTGGTGTGAAAAGCAGCACGTCGCACTGAGCAACCTGATCGAGTCCTGTGCTGACGTTCAGCCCGTGATGATGGGGGTGAACGGTAATCGCCGTGATTTGCGTCGCGCACTCAAGCGAAAGCACAATGAATTCCCCGCCTTTTTGAGCAGTCGTGAGTTGATTCAGGCGTTAGGGGCAAACCCGCCAGTTCCGATGACATTGATCTTTAATCATCAAGGTGAACTGGTGTTTTACACTCAGGGCTATCGATCGCAGCAAACCTTATCCGCATTACTAAAAGAGTATCAAGTGACCAAGTGCCTCTAA
- a CDS encoding TonB-dependent receptor plug domain-containing protein: protein MSLLLSTLTVIASAASAPATGVEKSVEKIEVQGVRSRLIKSGALKDDIAKTELLSNEYIKNTQSSSLADAIQNAIGIRVSNECAMCGAKRIMINGLKGEHTNVLVDGIPMHTMISGFYGMDSVAASGIGRIEIARGAGASLTAPEAIGGTVNLVTAEPSEDKIELDMATGSDGYKLISALASGISTDGNTRATLIGQYDNKDQFDGDGNGVSENPALTNQSLTLMVSHDIGYSDNIRVRLNQTQSEVFGGPVLGDTATSISATLASVSQGEADSLFVNDDVRNRYIGNAWETAEWVKTEREEASLSWLHEISSRLNVTSSLAYVDHIQDSFYESTDYYAEDTMYYYSVRFNYDLNAQHLLTFGADKRDEKMRSSSAALESAANYVSDSFDYDTTGLYIQDTWLPNESIEVSAALRLDQIQADFVDPQKPGIEIDKTILSPRVDMRYFHNDTFTSRLSLGQGYRAPLSFFESDHGILDSGKGFQVEVSEPERSKSATYSLSYEAEMLTVTASAAHTKVEHLATLSHTDSGTPVLTQLTETAAVTAVDISANWQVSDTLTVSAIAEQYHYDETFKASFGIAPIEKRATLSTDLHINDWEIITSAIWVASRDLTDYGYEGFNDANGEFAKPTTVESYVTVDLKVVKPLSEFLSLYAGASNLFDYNQAEDMGSPLMYDAEGGYDVVYIHGPLRGRQAYLGLTYEF from the coding sequence ATGTCATTGCTTTTGTCAACGCTGACGGTTATTGCGTCAGCTGCATCTGCGCCTGCAACCGGGGTGGAAAAGTCAGTAGAAAAAATTGAAGTACAAGGGGTGCGCTCACGTCTGATCAAATCGGGTGCCTTAAAAGACGATATTGCCAAAACGGAGCTACTCTCAAACGAGTATATAAAAAACACCCAGTCTTCCAGCCTGGCAGATGCAATCCAAAATGCCATTGGCATTCGCGTGTCTAATGAATGTGCTATGTGTGGCGCAAAGCGGATCATGATCAATGGACTTAAAGGGGAGCACACCAATGTATTGGTTGATGGCATCCCCATGCATACTATGATTTCTGGTTTTTACGGCATGGACTCAGTGGCTGCGTCCGGCATTGGGCGTATTGAAATTGCCCGTGGTGCCGGTGCATCACTCACTGCGCCGGAAGCCATTGGTGGTACGGTTAACCTGGTAACGGCGGAGCCCAGCGAAGATAAAATTGAACTGGATATGGCGACGGGTAGCGATGGATATAAGCTGATCTCTGCGCTGGCAAGTGGCATTAGTACAGACGGCAATACCCGTGCAACTCTGATTGGTCAGTATGATAACAAAGACCAGTTTGATGGCGACGGCAACGGTGTAAGCGAAAACCCGGCCCTGACCAATCAGTCACTGACGTTAATGGTATCTCATGATATTGGTTATTCAGACAATATCCGTGTGCGGCTGAATCAAACCCAATCAGAAGTGTTTGGTGGTCCGGTTCTGGGTGATACGGCAACCAGTATTTCTGCCACTTTGGCCAGTGTCAGTCAGGGCGAAGCTGATTCCTTATTTGTGAATGATGATGTGAGAAATCGCTACATCGGCAATGCCTGGGAAACTGCAGAATGGGTTAAAACAGAGCGCGAAGAAGCCAGTCTCAGCTGGTTACACGAAATTTCATCCCGTCTGAATGTGACGTCAAGCTTGGCATACGTGGATCATATTCAGGATTCGTTCTACGAAAGCACAGATTACTATGCTGAAGACACTATGTACTATTATTCGGTGCGCTTTAACTATGATCTGAATGCTCAGCATCTGCTTACCTTTGGTGCGGATAAGCGAGATGAGAAGATGCGTTCTTCGTCTGCTGCGCTGGAAAGTGCAGCAAATTATGTATCCGATAGTTTTGATTACGATACAACGGGACTTTATATACAGGATACCTGGTTACCAAACGAGTCAATTGAAGTCTCTGCTGCGTTACGTCTGGATCAGATCCAGGCCGACTTTGTAGATCCGCAAAAACCAGGCATTGAAATAGACAAAACCATTCTGTCGCCCAGGGTCGACATGCGTTACTTCCACAATGACACTTTTACCTCACGTTTGTCGTTGGGTCAGGGTTATCGTGCGCCTTTATCCTTCTTTGAAAGTGACCACGGCATACTGGATTCCGGCAAAGGCTTTCAGGTAGAGGTCAGTGAACCCGAGCGCTCAAAATCAGCTACTTACTCGCTCAGCTATGAGGCAGAAATGCTGACTGTCACAGCCTCAGCCGCACATACCAAAGTGGAGCACCTGGCCACTTTGTCCCATACCGATTCAGGCACGCCGGTGCTTACTCAGCTGACAGAAACTGCCGCAGTGACCGCTGTCGATATTTCGGCAAACTGGCAGGTTTCGGATACTCTGACTGTGTCCGCAATCGCTGAGCAATATCATTATGATGAAACATTCAAAGCGTCCTTTGGGATTGCACCGATTGAAAAGCGCGCGACGCTCAGCACCGACTTACATATTAATGATTGGGAAATCATAACCAGTGCAATCTGGGTGGCGAGTCGAGATCTGACAGATTATGGTTATGAAGGCTTTAACGATGCCAATGGTGAGTTTGCCAAACCAACCACAGTTGAGAGTTATGTCACGGTTGATTTAAAAGTGGTTAAGCCGCTTTCAGAATTTCTAAGCCTCTATGCCGGTGCCAGCAATCTGTTTGATTATAATCAGGCTGAAGATATGGGCAGTCCGCTGATGTACGATGCTGAAGGGGGTTATGATGTGGTATATATTCATGGCCCACTAAGAGGCAGGCAGGCTTACCTTGGACTCACCTATGAGTTTTAA
- a CDS encoding nuclear transport factor 2 family protein, whose protein sequence is MSEPTHIDLVEAYIHAYNAFDIAAMLALLDEQIVFENESNGEITASAHGKVAFEQLAVKGAALFETRQQTIIELALEEHAATAYIQYQATLAVDLPNGLSAGDTFQLEGETRFRFHNNKISYIKDVS, encoded by the coding sequence ATGTCAGAACCCACTCACATTGATCTGGTTGAGGCTTATATTCACGCCTACAACGCCTTTGATATCGCCGCTATGCTGGCACTGTTAGATGAACAGATCGTGTTTGAAAACGAATCAAATGGCGAGATCACCGCCAGCGCACATGGTAAAGTGGCGTTTGAGCAACTCGCTGTAAAAGGAGCTGCGTTATTCGAAACCCGCCAACAGACAATCATAGAATTAGCACTCGAAGAGCACGCAGCCACAGCCTACATTCAATACCAGGCAACGCTTGCAGTGGATCTGCCGAATGGCTTAAGTGCCGGAGATACGTTCCAGCTTGAGGGTGAAACCCGGTTCCGCTTCCACAACAACAAAATAAGTTACATTAAAGACGTGAGCTGA
- a CDS encoding LysE family translocator, which produces MTIEHYMALFIAMFVVAIIPGPAVFAITSASVASGYKRGICMTAGLLLADYVFILLAISGLAVVAEVLGGAFVIIKYLCAAYLIWMGISLLLSKPGTSASDTATHSTQSAVLSGFLLTLSNPKAIVFYVALFPTFVAIESMTATDILGIMACATLAFGSVNLGYVYLGNQARKLISTPRRLTMLNRCAGSVLAASGVTVAVR; this is translated from the coding sequence ATGACCATTGAACACTATATGGCATTGTTTATCGCAATGTTTGTTGTCGCCATCATACCCGGACCTGCCGTATTCGCCATTACATCGGCCTCCGTTGCCAGTGGATACAAACGAGGCATATGTATGACTGCGGGCCTGCTGCTGGCCGATTATGTGTTCATTTTACTTGCAATTTCTGGCCTGGCGGTCGTTGCCGAGGTGTTGGGTGGCGCTTTTGTTATCATCAAATATCTCTGTGCCGCTTACTTGATCTGGATGGGCATCTCCTTGCTACTGTCAAAGCCCGGTACTTCGGCCTCAGACACGGCAACACATAGCACCCAATCGGCCGTACTGAGTGGTTTTTTGCTGACGCTGAGTAACCCAAAAGCCATTGTTTTTTATGTTGCTTTGTTTCCTACCTTTGTCGCCATAGAAAGTATGACCGCTACGGACATTTTAGGGATCATGGCATGTGCAACGCTGGCATTTGGCTCAGTTAATCTGGGATATGTTTATCTGGGCAATCAGGCCAGAAAGCTCATATCGACACCACGACGACTGACCATGCTCAACCGCTGTGCCGGCTCGGTATTAGCAGCATCGGGCGTGACGGTTGCCGTTCGCTGA
- a CDS encoding GNAT family N-acetyltransferase yields the protein MITYRLALPTEADTLKSLLWQHGQNEWNYLTEDGVNAEFELLERGAASAVVAVQDDEIIGCSVLIDATHSPDYLNKYTHQKLMYFIGDVVVASQHGGKGIATALLQACITQAREVGAEVVLIERHEENLASAGMMRKAGFHILDTFHDPEKRSAGSQNSCILAIELGA from the coding sequence ATGATCACTTATCGACTCGCTTTGCCGACTGAAGCCGACACGCTAAAATCCCTGCTATGGCAGCATGGTCAGAATGAATGGAATTACCTCACCGAAGACGGGGTGAATGCCGAGTTTGAGTTGCTCGAACGTGGGGCTGCAAGTGCCGTGGTGGCAGTACAGGATGACGAAATTATCGGCTGCTCGGTACTGATTGACGCAACACATAGCCCGGATTACCTCAACAAATATACGCACCAGAAATTGATGTACTTTATCGGCGATGTGGTGGTTGCAAGTCAGCATGGTGGGAAAGGCATTGCCACAGCCCTGTTACAGGCGTGTATCACGCAGGCCAGGGAAGTTGGCGCTGAAGTGGTGTTAATTGAGCGACATGAGGAAAACCTGGCTTCGGCAGGTATGATGCGAAAAGCCGGATTTCATATCCTTGATACTTTTCATGATCCGGAAAAGCGCAGTGCGGGCTCACAAAATAGCTGTATTCTGGCCATTGAGCTTGGAGCGTGA
- a CDS encoding LysE family translocator translates to MEYLYAIILFAISSSVTPGPNNIMVMTSGVNFGVKKSLPLLSGICIGFAFMLLLVGLGFSRLFEWFPALHMIIKCAGVLYLLYLAWLIARSAENQETDSQGEPLSFLKGALFQWINGKAWVVATGAIAAFTSVGGGVDTQTMLIATTFLLVSFPCVGVWLLFGSLLKTWLNSTASRQRFNLAMAGLLVISVLPVLKEIVVQLSGTKTTL, encoded by the coding sequence ATGGAATATCTCTACGCAATCATCCTCTTTGCGATTTCGTCCTCTGTTACACCTGGCCCTAACAACATTATGGTCATGACCTCTGGCGTAAACTTTGGCGTAAAAAAGAGTCTGCCTTTGTTGAGCGGTATATGCATTGGTTTTGCCTTTATGCTGCTGTTAGTTGGGCTTGGTTTTTCTCGCTTGTTTGAATGGTTTCCCGCGCTACATATGATCATCAAATGTGCGGGCGTGCTGTATTTGCTGTATCTGGCCTGGTTGATTGCGCGTTCAGCCGAGAACCAGGAGACGGACAGCCAGGGAGAGCCGCTCTCATTTTTGAAAGGCGCTTTGTTTCAATGGATCAATGGTAAAGCCTGGGTGGTGGCGACAGGCGCGATTGCCGCCTTTACCTCTGTGGGTGGTGGCGTTGATACTCAGACTATGCTGATTGCTACCACTTTTTTATTGGTGTCCTTTCCTTGTGTTGGTGTCTGGTTGTTGTTTGGCTCGCTGCTAAAAACCTGGCTGAACAGTACCGCCAGTCGTCAGCGCTTTAATCTGGCGATGGCGGGACTCCTGGTGATCTCTGTATTACCGGTCTTAAAGGAAATAGTGGTACAGTTATCGGGAACGAAGACCACGCTTTGA
- a CDS encoding alpha/beta hydrolase — translation MMQRLLTALLTCAALVSAAVQAKLVQHPYYSQAIEGSYIGTDPNRTISVYLPKDYDTSKKNYPVLYFLGAYNWPDRFAQSLAKRFDTFIQNGHSMDFIVVMLDGDTPLRGSFYVNSKAHGNFEDFVMKEALPFVAANYRTSKQPGDTAIAGFSMGGTGALRFAAKYPQHFNHVYAMSPGLFSEQGMQDSYLADEKAVAGYKLFRQQLAKAADPAAFMASAFADYQGLKLWQQGVDHSNLALVLAYGSAFAGTQSDAFGPHYTELESSRDAWQGGFGELLRLYTNPHVLSKLQTVHVEVGNKDEYRWISDGSMRLGELSRASNSKVQVEVFEGDHSSRFGERISERVLPHFATVFSKRTEL, via the coding sequence ATGATGCAGAGACTATTAACCGCATTGCTGACATGTGCAGCCCTCGTCAGTGCAGCCGTTCAGGCAAAGTTGGTACAACACCCCTATTATTCGCAAGCCATTGAAGGCAGTTATATCGGCACTGACCCTAACCGAACTATCAGCGTCTATCTGCCTAAAGACTATGACACCAGCAAAAAAAATTATCCGGTATTGTATTTTCTGGGGGCATATAACTGGCCCGATCGATTTGCTCAGAGCCTGGCTAAGCGCTTTGATACATTCATACAAAATGGGCACAGTATGGACTTTATTGTTGTTATGCTAGACGGGGATACCCCTCTGCGTGGCAGTTTCTACGTTAATTCAAAAGCACACGGTAATTTTGAAGACTTTGTGATGAAAGAAGCCTTGCCTTTTGTTGCTGCGAACTACCGGACCAGCAAGCAACCCGGAGACACTGCCATTGCTGGATTCTCTATGGGTGGAACAGGCGCATTGCGTTTTGCTGCCAAATATCCGCAACACTTCAACCATGTTTATGCCATGAGCCCAGGTCTGTTTTCAGAGCAGGGCATGCAAGACTCCTACCTGGCTGATGAGAAAGCGGTGGCAGGTTATAAGCTGTTTCGTCAGCAACTGGCAAAAGCAGCCGACCCCGCGGCATTTATGGCAAGTGCATTTGCCGATTATCAGGGGTTAAAACTCTGGCAACAAGGGGTCGATCACTCTAATCTGGCACTGGTGCTTGCTTATGGCAGTGCGTTTGCAGGCACACAAAGTGATGCGTTTGGCCCCCATTATACTGAGCTTGAGAGCAGCAGAGACGCCTGGCAAGGCGGGTTTGGTGAGTTGCTCAGACTATACACAAACCCACATGTCCTGAGTAAGTTGCAAACTGTACATGTAGAGGTGGGTAATAAAGATGAATACCGTTGGATCTCAGACGGCAGTATGCGCCTTGGTGAACTGAGCCGGGCCAGCAATAGCAAGGTACAGGTAGAAGTGTTTGAAGGCGACCACAGTAGCCGTTTTGGTGAGCGCATCAGCGAGCGAGTGCTGCCACATTTTGCGACCGTATTTAGTAAACGTACTGAGCTGTAA
- a CDS encoding LysR family transcriptional regulator: protein MNIDWLDLRKLRYLVTVAQELSFSKAARRLNMAQPPLSQQIKKIEQQLGFTVFERSTRQVSLTRRGERLIQHADQVLESHYALMRYLGAEQSGELLPLRLGAIGLAIDVLIAPRIALFHQQHPDYLIDLEEGTTQQLISQCHAQLLDAAIIRLHQHALSDEHLYLLKKEPYVLAVPRAWQFTTSELCLSALARKPYISYPRDLHPELYDEINQAFAIAHVRPKLVQQVKTKSATLALVANQVGFAIVPASLSESDSRHIDFIPIKQTLPSVDYYLYCRDLERHPGLRALLRLLKEELNDVTPPAR from the coding sequence ATGAATATAGATTGGCTCGACCTTCGAAAACTCCGCTATCTGGTTACCGTGGCCCAGGAACTCAGCTTCAGCAAAGCAGCCCGCCGACTAAACATGGCCCAGCCCCCGTTAAGCCAGCAGATCAAGAAAATTGAACAACAACTTGGATTTACCGTTTTTGAACGCTCAACACGCCAGGTCTCATTGACACGCAGAGGCGAACGACTGATCCAACATGCAGATCAGGTACTGGAAAGTCATTATGCGTTAATGCGTTACCTGGGGGCTGAGCAGTCAGGTGAGCTACTCCCTTTGCGCTTAGGTGCCATCGGCCTGGCAATCGATGTGTTAATTGCGCCCCGTATTGCGCTATTTCACCAACAGCATCCGGATTATCTGATTGACCTGGAAGAAGGCACCACCCAACAGCTAATCTCACAATGTCACGCCCAGTTGCTGGATGCCGCAATTATCAGACTGCATCAGCATGCCCTGTCGGATGAGCATTTGTATCTTCTCAAAAAAGAGCCCTATGTACTGGCAGTGCCGCGAGCATGGCAATTCACCACATCAGAACTGTGTCTGTCAGCACTGGCCAGGAAACCCTATATTAGCTATCCACGCGATTTACATCCTGAATTGTATGATGAAATTAATCAGGCCTTTGCCATCGCACATGTGCGTCCCAAACTGGTCCAGCAAGTCAAAACCAAATCCGCCACACTGGCTCTGGTTGCTAACCAGGTTGGCTTTGCAATCGTACCGGCGTCATTATCTGAATCAGACAGCAGGCACATTGATTTCATACCAATAAAACAAACCTTGCCCAGCGTAGATTACTACCTATATTGTCGTGACTTAGAGCGACACCCAGGGCTCAGAGCACTGCTACGTTTGCTAAAAGAAGAGCTAAACGATGTGACTCCTCCTGCGCGTTAA
- a CDS encoding PepSY-associated TM helix domain-containing protein gives MNNQTLKSLTNAHAWVGLIISTVLFVVFFAGAITLFKDNITSWERTPLLVDAAHNTEHPAFDKAIATIEKNYQVDMHGGMFMYAPDQHNPFIEARFESELDQPDPITGEDHLHQALLLDAITGEIVASSDTHNYAHFLYKMHYDLGLGRAGLYFVGLVTLFFFVAILSGIVIHWRKLFSKFFQYRKEGNKDKWLDAHNLIGTMGLPMHLMYAFTGLVFNLVIIYQISYAVILYQGNQEALLDAAGFDQPHLEEVDKRMAMTGVDDMYRRAMATMGDVTIQRISIEHFGDENAILVFAATSNEDFSLWREVRYLMSSQEQIYLTMDNYDNAVRGGLSTIASLHFGDFAGYGMRLAFFLFGLATAYVIITGNLMWIAKRAKQRNQSQRSLNFVRRLTSGSFIGVVAATAAGFALARALPVEYLGRTELIERSFYLIWVISIVVSQLMSNQKLFCKALLSASAALFAMTAISDWTLFYSTSSLLDGAALRDVLLVDTMLLLLAAICMAATKRVYAQEVKAQPIGAEPITS, from the coding sequence ATGAATAATCAAACCCTTAAATCACTGACCAATGCGCACGCCTGGGTCGGTCTGATCATTTCTACCGTCTTGTTTGTGGTGTTTTTTGCCGGTGCTATTACTTTGTTTAAGGACAATATCACCAGCTGGGAGCGCACTCCTTTGTTGGTTGATGCTGCGCATAACACTGAGCATCCGGCGTTTGATAAAGCCATAGCCACCATTGAGAAAAATTATCAGGTGGATATGCATGGTGGCATGTTTATGTATGCCCCTGACCAGCACAACCCGTTTATTGAGGCCCGATTTGAGAGCGAGCTGGATCAGCCAGATCCGATCACAGGTGAAGACCATCTTCATCAGGCCTTGTTACTGGACGCTATTACAGGAGAAATTGTAGCCAGCAGCGATACGCATAACTATGCGCACTTCCTGTACAAAATGCACTATGACCTGGGGCTGGGACGCGCAGGCTTATATTTTGTTGGCCTGGTTACCCTGTTCTTTTTTGTGGCGATCCTGAGTGGCATTGTGATCCACTGGCGCAAACTGTTCAGCAAGTTCTTTCAGTATCGAAAAGAGGGCAATAAAGATAAGTGGCTTGATGCACATAACCTGATAGGTACTATGGGCTTGCCGATGCATCTTATGTATGCATTTACAGGCCTGGTATTTAATCTGGTGATTATTTACCAGATCTCCTACGCGGTGATTTTGTATCAGGGCAATCAGGAAGCCTTGCTGGATGCGGCCGGGTTCGATCAGCCTCACCTGGAAGAAGTCGATAAGCGTATGGCCATGACAGGCGTCGATGACATGTATCGTCGAGCTATGGCTACTATGGGCGATGTCACTATACAAAGGATCAGCATTGAGCACTTTGGTGATGAGAATGCGATTTTGGTGTTTGCAGCGACCAGTAACGAAGATTTCTCTTTGTGGCGCGAAGTACGCTATCTGATGAGTAGTCAGGAGCAAATCTATCTGACTATGGACAACTATGACAATGCCGTGCGTGGCGGATTGTCGACCATTGCCAGCCTGCATTTCGGTGATTTTGCTGGCTATGGTATGCGCCTGGCGTTTTTCTTGTTTGGTCTGGCGACTGCCTATGTGATCATCACAGGTAACCTGATGTGGATTGCCAAACGCGCTAAACAACGAAATCAGAGCCAGCGTAGCCTCAACTTTGTAAGGCGTTTAACCTCAGGGAGCTTTATTGGCGTTGTGGCGGCTACTGCGGCAGGGTTCGCACTGGCACGAGCGCTGCCGGTTGAGTATCTGGGGCGGACTGAGTTGATTGAACGAAGTTTCTACCTTATCTGGGTTATCAGTATTGTGGTGTCACAGCTTATGAGTAATCAAAAGCTGTTTTGTAAGGCGTTGCTGAGTGCGTCTGCTGCGCTGTTTGCAATGACGGCTATCAGCGACTGGACCTTGTTCTACAGTACGTCGAGTTTGCTCGACGGTGCTGCACTGCGGGATGTTTTGCTAGTTGATACTATGCTGCTGCTATTGGCGGCCATTTGTATGGCCGCAACGAAACGCGTGTATGCGCAGGAAGTGAAGGCACAGCCAATTGGCGCTGAGCCCATAACCTCTTAG
- a CDS encoding GNAT family N-acetyltransferase, translating to MHIELKQACDTDKPYLLNLRLQTMVEHLEREGVFLSDEAHLCRLEEDYAHSHLLIIDQVRVGTLKFRLRDKQVEVMQLQIDPQYQKQGLGRNTLRHMFEQYPENPFFLTVLKHNPARHLYFSLGFKTYDEDEFEYHMRRPAQCTLTA from the coding sequence ATGCATATTGAACTAAAGCAAGCTTGCGATACCGACAAACCCTATCTGTTAAACCTACGTCTGCAAACTATGGTGGAACATCTGGAACGGGAAGGGGTTTTTCTCAGTGACGAGGCGCATCTGTGCCGGCTTGAGGAAGACTATGCTCATTCTCATTTGCTGATCATTGATCAGGTGAGGGTCGGAACCCTCAAATTCCGACTGCGAGACAAGCAAGTGGAGGTGATGCAGTTACAAATTGATCCGCAATATCAAAAGCAAGGGCTGGGACGCAACACACTCAGGCACATGTTTGAACAATATCCCGAGAACCCGTTTTTCCTGACTGTGCTCAAACACAACCCGGCCCGTCATTTGTATTTCTCACTGGGCTTCAAAACTTACGATGAAGACGAATTTGAATACCATATGCGCCGACCCGCACAGTGCACGCTTACTGCTTAG